From Candidatus Thermoplasmatota archaeon:
CGGCGTGCAGCCCGAGGTCGCCACGCTTGCGCGCCTTGCCCCGGGCGAATGGGACTTCCGCGTGATCCTGTTCGCGGGCCAGCCGACCTCGTACACGTTGACGGTCGACCTCACGTACGGCAACCAGGGCAACAACCGCACGGCGGAATGAGTCGTCACCCCTCGACGCTCGTGCGCATGAGCTCCGCGTAGGCGGCCGGATTGCGGCGCGGAAGCGCGAGGTGGCGCTTGCGGAACTCCTCGAGCTCGGCAAGCGCGAGCGAGGCGGCGACGATCTTCTCCGCTCGCTCGTCGTCGTACCGCGCGAGCACGCCCGTCGGGCCGCAGACGAGGCTGCGCCCCACGATCTCGCCGCCCTTGGGCGCGCCAAAGCCGCCGGCCTTGGCGAGGTAGAAGCCGTTGTCGTAGCACCGCGCCACCATCATGGCCTCGCGCGCCTGCTTCCACGGGTCCGGGTGACGGTACGGCGAGAGCACGGGATTGAGCGCGATCCGCGCCCCCTTGAGGGCAAGCACGCGCGCGTTCTCGGGGTGGAGCACGTCCGCGCAAACGAGCACGCCGACTCGAAGGCCGTTCCATTCGAAGACCTGCGGCTCCGTGGCCGCCGCCACGCCCCAGGTCTGCTCAAGCGGCATCGGATGGATCTTTCGCTGCACGCCCACCGTCGCGCCGCGCGCGGCCAGGATGACCGCGTTGTAGGTCTTGCCGCCCTCCCGAAGCGGGGCGTTGGCCGCAAGCAGCATGCGGGAACCACGCGAACGATCGAGGGTCCATGCCCGCACCTCCTCGAAGATGGGGTCGACGCCGTTTGCCCGCACCTCGCCTGCCATCGGGAGGTACCAATACTCGGGAAGGACGGCCACGTCGGCGCCCGCGGCCTCGGCTTGGCGCAGCATGCGGTCGGCCGTCGCCAGGTTTCCCTCGAGCGTGGGGCCGTGACGCATCTGGAGGCAGGCGACCGTGACTGCGTCCACGGCGGGAGTTAGGTTCACGAGTGGATGAGCGTTTCGGTGGCCATGCTCCTTGGCTCCCACGTCTCGGCGGCCGGCGGGCTTGCCAACGCGTTTGTGAACGCGGCCGAGATCGGCAACGACGCGATCCAGATCTTCGCCAAGAGCCCCCGCATGCTGCGGTTCAAGCCCCTCGAGGACGACGTCGTGGCCGCCTGGCATGCGGCGCGCAAGACGAGCGCCGTCAAGCACATGCTCGTGCACGCGAACTACCTCGTCAACCTCGCCACGCCCAAATCCGAGTACGCGAAGGCGAGCCGCGAGGCGTTCCTCGACGAGATGGAACGCTGCCACAAGCTGTCCATCCCGCTTCTCGTCTTCCACCCCGGAGCGCACCAGGGCGACGGCGACGAGAAGGGCCTCTCGCGCATCGTCGAGAACCTCAACTGGTGCCTCAAGAAAGGCGAAGCGTTCGACGACGTCACGCTGTGCGTCGAGAACACGGCCGGGCAGGGAAGCAACGTGGGCTACCGCTTCGAGCACGTGAAGGCCATCGTGGAGGGCGTCGACGATCCCGACCGCATGGGCGTGTGCATCGACACCTGCCACACGTTTGCGTCCGGGTACGACCTGCGCACGCCCGAGTCGTACGCGAAGACGATGGAGGAGCTCGACGCCGCGGTCGGCCTCTCGCGCGTGAAGGCGTTCCACCTCAACGACTCGAAGTCCACGTTTGCCTCCCGCGTGGACCGGCACGAGAACATCGGCAAGGGGGAGATCGGGAAGAAGACGTTCTCGCTCCTCGTCAACGACAAGCGCTTTGCCAAGGTCCCCGGGGTCGTGGAGACGCCGTGCGAGACGAACGCGCAGTTCAAGAAGGACGTGGACGCGCTGCGCGCGCTCGTGGGAAAGACGCCCAAGACGCAGCTTGGGGACTTCTAACGGCGAACGGCGCGCGGGCTCTCTTTTTTTATGACCCTAAAACGTGAGCCGCAGGCCTCCGCCGGAAACCCTTTTTACGCCAAGAGCATCCGACGGCCATGGCCGCCGCCCGCG
This genomic window contains:
- a CDS encoding carbon-nitrogen hydrolase family protein, giving the protein MDAVTVACLQMRHGPTLEGNLATADRMLRQAEAAGADVAVLPEYWYLPMAGEVRANGVDPIFEEVRAWTLDRSRGSRMLLAANAPLREGGKTYNAVILAARGATVGVQRKIHPMPLEQTWGVAAATEPQVFEWNGLRVGVLVCADVLHPENARVLALKGARIALNPVLSPYRHPDPWKQAREAMMVARCYDNGFYLAKAGGFGAPKGGEIVGRSLVCGPTGVLARYDDERAEKIVAASLALAELEEFRKRHLALPRRNPAAYAELMRTSVEG
- a CDS encoding deoxyribonuclease IV, which gives rise to MLLGSHVSAAGGLANAFVNAAEIGNDAIQIFAKSPRMLRFKPLEDDVVAAWHAARKTSAVKHMLVHANYLVNLATPKSEYAKASREAFLDEMERCHKLSIPLLVFHPGAHQGDGDEKGLSRIVENLNWCLKKGEAFDDVTLCVENTAGQGSNVGYRFEHVKAIVEGVDDPDRMGVCIDTCHTFASGYDLRTPESYAKTMEELDAAVGLSRVKAFHLNDSKSTFASRVDRHENIGKGEIGKKTFSLLVNDKRFAKVPGVVETPCETNAQFKKDVDALRALVGKTPKTQLGDF